One Paenibacillus sp. FSL W8-0186 genomic window carries:
- the secA gene encoding preprotein translocase subunit SecA has protein sequence MLGIVKKIFGDTNERDVKRLMKTVDLINTLEPKFEALSDEQLQGKTAEFRERIEKGETLDELLPEAFATVREASRRTLGMRHFDVQLIGGMALHEGRIAEMKTGEGKTLVGTLPVYLNALLGKGVHVVTVNDYLAQRDSEQMGQIYNFLGMTVGVNLTGMEHADKQEAYACDITYGTNNEFGFDYLRDNMVLYKEQMVQRPLYFCIIDEVDSILIDEARTPLIISGQAQKSTELYYAADRFIKRLVPEEDFTVDIKVKAVSLTEKGVAKAEKAFGIDNLYDHAHVTLNHHIVQALKANVIMRRDVDYVVTEDEVMIVDEFTGRLMAGRRYSEGLHQAIEAKEGIEVQNESMTLATITFQNYFRMYRKLAGMTGTAKTEEEEFKKIYGLEVLQVPTNRPNRRIDMPDVVYKSEEGKFKAVVEEIVKRHKEKQPILVGTVSIENSERLSEMLKRKGVQHKVLNAKYHEEEAEIISRAGEPNSVTIATNMAGRGTDILLGEGVAEVGGLHIIGTERHESRRIDNQLRGRAGRQGDPGSTQFYLSLGDELMKRFGADNVLNMMERLGFEEDQPIESKMITRAVESAQKRVEGNNFDVRKIVLQYDDVMNQQREIIYKQRRELLESENIKQIIIDMIKAVIERVVEAHTADEIPENWELQDVAEYMNAKMLDEGAITKDELWGKEPEEMVEYIFSKVMTKYDTREEALGPEMVREFEKVIALRAVDSKWMDHIDAMDQLRQGIHLRAYGGTDPLREYQFEGFEMFNQMVASIQEEVATYIMKAHVESNQERQAVVDESKISTSGEPAEKRPVQRGDQIGRNDPCPCGSGKKYKHCHGQNA, from the coding sequence ATGCTAGGAATAGTGAAGAAGATATTTGGCGACACGAATGAACGTGATGTCAAACGTCTTATGAAGACGGTGGACTTAATCAATACATTAGAACCGAAATTTGAGGCGCTGTCGGACGAGCAGCTGCAAGGCAAAACGGCCGAGTTCCGCGAACGGATCGAGAAGGGCGAGACATTGGATGAACTTCTTCCCGAAGCGTTTGCGACGGTTAGAGAAGCTTCGCGCAGAACGCTGGGCATGCGCCATTTTGACGTACAGCTGATCGGGGGGATGGCCCTCCATGAAGGCCGCATCGCCGAGATGAAAACCGGTGAAGGTAAAACATTGGTAGGTACCTTGCCGGTTTATTTGAATGCGCTCCTGGGCAAAGGCGTTCATGTCGTTACGGTCAACGACTATCTGGCACAGCGCGACAGCGAGCAGATGGGACAGATCTATAATTTCCTCGGCATGACTGTCGGGGTGAACCTCACCGGGATGGAGCATGCGGACAAGCAAGAAGCTTACGCCTGCGACATTACCTACGGAACGAACAATGAGTTCGGGTTCGACTATTTGCGCGATAACATGGTTCTATACAAAGAGCAGATGGTTCAGCGTCCGCTTTACTTCTGTATCATTGACGAAGTGGACTCGATTCTGATCGACGAGGCGCGCACGCCGCTGATCATTTCTGGACAAGCTCAGAAATCGACGGAGCTGTATTACGCAGCAGACCGTTTTATTAAGAGGCTTGTGCCTGAAGAGGACTTTACGGTTGATATTAAAGTTAAAGCAGTATCCTTGACAGAGAAAGGGGTAGCCAAGGCCGAGAAGGCTTTTGGCATCGACAATCTCTATGACCATGCCCATGTCACGTTGAACCACCATATCGTTCAAGCGCTCAAGGCGAATGTTATTATGCGCCGCGACGTAGACTATGTCGTCACCGAAGACGAAGTCATGATCGTCGACGAGTTTACGGGCCGCTTGATGGCGGGACGCCGGTATAGCGAAGGGCTGCATCAGGCGATCGAAGCCAAGGAAGGCATCGAGGTACAGAACGAGAGCATGACGCTGGCGACGATTACGTTCCAGAACTATTTCCGTATGTACCGCAAACTAGCGGGAATGACCGGTACGGCGAAGACCGAGGAAGAAGAGTTCAAGAAGATCTACGGCCTCGAAGTGCTGCAGGTGCCGACAAACCGTCCAAACCGCCGGATTGATATGCCGGATGTCGTGTATAAGAGCGAGGAAGGCAAATTCAAGGCCGTCGTTGAGGAAATCGTAAAACGGCACAAAGAGAAGCAGCCAATTCTTGTCGGTACAGTATCGATTGAGAATTCCGAACGTCTCTCCGAAATGCTGAAGCGCAAAGGTGTCCAGCATAAAGTACTCAACGCGAAATACCATGAGGAAGAAGCGGAGATCATTTCACGCGCAGGGGAGCCGAACTCCGTGACCATCGCTACGAACATGGCGGGCCGCGGTACGGACATCCTGCTTGGCGAAGGGGTAGCCGAAGTCGGCGGTTTGCATATTATAGGTACCGAACGCCATGAATCGCGCCGGATCGATAACCAGCTTCGCGGACGTGCGGGCCGTCAGGGCGATCCGGGCTCCACGCAGTTCTACCTGTCGCTCGGCGATGAGCTGATGAAGCGCTTCGGTGCGGATAACGTGCTTAACATGATGGAGCGCCTTGGATTCGAAGAAGATCAGCCGATCGAGAGCAAGATGATTACGCGCGCCGTGGAATCCGCCCAGAAGCGGGTCGAAGGCAACAACTTCGATGTGCGCAAGATCGTCCTGCAATATGACGACGTTATGAACCAGCAGCGCGAAATCATCTATAAACAGCGCCGGGAGCTGCTCGAATCTGAGAACATCAAGCAAATCATTATCGATATGATCAAAGCGGTTATCGAGCGGGTGGTCGAAGCGCATACGGCCGACGAAATCCCAGAGAACTGGGAGCTGCAGGACGTAGCGGAGTACATGAACGCCAAAATGCTGGATGAAGGCGCGATTACGAAAGATGAGCTGTGGGGCAAAGAGCCCGAAGAAATGGTTGAATATATTTTCTCTAAAGTGATGACCAAATACGATACACGCGAGGAAGCGCTTGGACCAGAAATGGTTCGTGAATTTGAGAAGGTTATCGCGCTTCGTGCGGTGGACAGCAAGTGGATGGATCACATCGACGCCATGGATCAGCTGCGCCAAGGTATCCATTTGCGGGCATACGGCGGTACCGATCCGCTTCGCGAATATCAATTCGAGGGCTTTGAAATGTTCAACCAGATGGTAGCCAGCATCCAAGAAGAGGTTGCCACATATATTATGAAAGCACACGTTGAGAGCAATCAGGAGCGCCAGGCGGTTGTGGACGAGAGCAAAATCTCCACCAGCGGCGAGCCCGCGGAGAAACGTCCGGTTCAACGCGGCGACCAGATTGGACGCAACGATCCATGCCCATGCGGCAGCGGAAAGAAATACAAACACTGCCATGGGCAGAACGCATAA
- the raiA gene encoding ribosome-associated translation inhibitor RaiA has product MNFSIRGQQIEVTDALRDYVDKKLSRLDKYFEAPPTSEGYVTLSVVRGLHTVEVTIPLTGVVLRAEDRSDDMYASIDAVVDKLERQIRKHKTKINRKFRQEGSLKSLFVENGGSVAVDEADSDDLEVVRTKRFTMKPMDVEEAILQMNMVGHNFFVFSNIDTKELNVVYKRNDGKYGLIEQD; this is encoded by the coding sequence ATGAATTTTAGTATTCGTGGACAGCAAATTGAAGTGACTGACGCACTGCGAGATTACGTAGACAAGAAGCTCAGTCGACTTGACAAGTACTTTGAAGCACCCCCTACCTCAGAAGGCTACGTCACGTTAAGTGTCGTACGCGGTTTGCATACGGTGGAGGTTACGATTCCTCTAACCGGCGTCGTGCTTCGCGCTGAGGATCGCAGTGATGACATGTATGCATCGATTGATGCAGTCGTGGACAAGCTCGAACGCCAGATACGCAAGCATAAGACGAAGATCAATCGCAAGTTCCGTCAGGAAGGCAGTCTGAAGAGCCTGTTCGTTGAGAATGGCGGCTCAGTCGCCGTGGATGAAGCGGACAGCGATGATCTGGAAGTCGTCCGCACGAAGCGGTTTACAATGAAACCAATGGACGTGGAAGAAGCCATACTGCAGATGAATATGGTCGGCCATAATTTCTTTGTATTTTCCAACATCGATACGAAAGAACTAAACGTCGTCTATAAACGGAATGACGGGAAATATGGTTTGATCGAGCAGGATTAG
- a CDS encoding cold shock domain-containing protein — MQGKVKWFNAEKGYGFIETEEGADVFVHFSAIQSEGFKTLEEGQSVEFEIVEGARGPQAANVIKL; from the coding sequence ATGCAAGGTAAAGTGAAATGGTTTAACGCAGAGAAGGGTTATGGCTTTATTGAGACTGAAGAAGGCGCAGACGTGTTCGTACACTTCTCGGCTATTCAATCCGAAGGCTTCAAAACGCTGGAAGAAGGACAATCTGTAGAGTTCGAGATCGTTGAAGGCGCTCGCGGACCGCAAGCGGCTAACGTAATCAAATTATAA
- a CDS encoding UDP-glucose/GDP-mannose dehydrogenase family protein gives MRISVIGTGYVGLVTGVCLAEIGHIVTCIDIDALKINLLRSGKSPIYEPGLEELIVKNMAEGRLHFTNQYNEGLIRAEVIYIAVGTPSNEDGTADLSALEDAAIAIADQISNDVVIVTKSTVPIGTGDRLKAIIEYNKSNDSVSFEMVSNPEFLREGSAINDTFYGDRIIIGSDSVKAAEMIEEINKPFQIPIYKTSIRSAEMIKYASNAFLATKISFINEISNLCEKLDADITEVAQGMGMDKRIGAHFLNAGIGYGGSCFPKDTNALMQIAGNANHDFELLRSVIEVNKKQQNILTEKAKRRFGSLEGLKIAVLGLAFKPNTDDMREAASLTVVTDLIKSGAVVSAYDPIAIDNARKLLPEEVEFLSNIEDAIQDADCVFILTEWPEIVNFDLELYVSKMGKPVIFDGRNCLDMTKIQKLKIEYHSVGRSSIYLNHSYPVSPLPFQGNKK, from the coding sequence ATGAGAATATCCGTGATTGGAACAGGATATGTTGGCCTTGTGACGGGGGTTTGCTTGGCGGAAATAGGACATATTGTCACTTGTATTGATATCGATGCCTTGAAAATTAATTTGTTGAGAAGCGGTAAATCACCTATTTATGAACCGGGCCTTGAAGAATTAATTGTTAAAAATATGGCTGAGGGCAGATTGCATTTTACCAATCAATATAATGAAGGGTTGATTAGAGCAGAAGTAATATACATTGCGGTTGGTACCCCTTCAAATGAAGATGGTACAGCTGATCTGAGTGCGCTTGAGGATGCAGCGATTGCTATTGCCGATCAAATTAGTAATGATGTGGTTATAGTAACGAAAAGTACAGTACCGATTGGAACAGGCGACCGGCTCAAAGCCATAATTGAATATAATAAGTCGAATGATAGCGTATCATTTGAAATGGTGTCGAATCCTGAGTTTTTAAGAGAAGGATCTGCCATCAATGATACATTTTATGGTGATCGAATAATTATCGGTTCTGATAGTGTGAAGGCGGCAGAAATGATTGAAGAGATCAACAAGCCATTTCAGATCCCAATATATAAGACATCTATACGAAGTGCAGAGATGATTAAATATGCTTCGAATGCCTTTCTTGCTACGAAAATAAGCTTTATTAACGAAATATCCAACTTATGTGAGAAGCTTGACGCAGACATTACAGAAGTAGCTCAGGGAATGGGAATGGACAAGCGGATTGGCGCGCACTTTTTGAATGCAGGTATCGGATATGGAGGGTCGTGTTTTCCCAAGGACACTAATGCACTTATGCAAATTGCGGGAAATGCAAATCATGATTTTGAGCTATTAAGATCTGTGATTGAAGTGAATAAGAAACAGCAAAATATTTTGACCGAAAAGGCAAAGAGGAGATTTGGATCCTTAGAGGGGTTGAAGATTGCTGTGTTAGGACTGGCCTTTAAACCCAATACTGATGACATGAGAGAGGCAGCTTCACTCACTGTTGTGACAGACTTAATAAAGTCCGGCGCTGTGGTAAGTGCTTATGACCCTATAGCAATAGATAATGCGAGAAAGCTGCTGCCAGAGGAAGTAGAGTTTTTATCAAATATTGAAGATGCAATCCAAGACGCAGACTGTGTGTTTATATTAACAGAGTGGCCTGAGATCGTAAATTTTGATTTGGAACTGTATGTGTCTAAGATGGGGAAACCTGTCATTTTTGACGGAAGAAATTGTTTAGACATGACGAAGATTCAAAAGCTTAAAATCGAATATCATTCAGTTGGTAGATCAAGCATTTATCTAAATCATTCTTACCCTGTTTCACCCCTCCCCTTCCAGGGTAATAAAAAATAA
- a CDS encoding class I SAM-dependent methyltransferase, producing MSYNSMYSPVKVWMYCEPCEHIFSYNNPSSLSDMKFDGINFNLMPSKLDFLPTIGENLRELKRNVTGKKLLDVGIGGGELLAVAKELHFEVEGLEIVKKQADHIANFLGIPVTACDFLKYETDKRYDVITMGDVIEHIEDPAATIRKAYDLLNDRGILWISTPNYQSAHAQFVKFDDAMWKEAGHLHYFSFHSLKMILEKHQFQLITRCQSTTKARWRLRL from the coding sequence ATGAGTTATAACAGTATGTACAGTCCGGTTAAAGTTTGGATGTATTGCGAACCTTGTGAACATATATTTTCGTATAACAATCCCTCTTCATTAAGTGATATGAAATTTGATGGTATAAATTTTAATTTGATGCCTTCAAAATTGGATTTTCTACCAACAATCGGAGAAAATTTACGAGAATTGAAAAGAAATGTAACTGGTAAGAAGCTACTCGATGTAGGTATTGGTGGAGGGGAACTTCTAGCAGTGGCAAAAGAGCTACATTTTGAAGTTGAAGGTTTAGAAATCGTAAAAAAGCAAGCTGATCATATCGCGAATTTTTTGGGCATTCCAGTAACAGCTTGTGATTTTTTGAAATACGAAACGGATAAAAGATACGATGTTATCACTATGGGAGATGTTATTGAACATATTGAGGATCCAGCGGCTACAATTAGAAAAGCGTATGATCTATTAAATGATAGAGGCATACTCTGGATATCGACACCTAATTATCAGAGCGCCCACGCCCAATTTGTTAAGTTTGATGATGCGATGTGGAAAGAGGCAGGGCATTTGCATTACTTCTCATTTCATTCATTAAAAATGATTTTGGAAAAACACCAATTTCAATTGATTACAAGATGTCAAAGCACTACAAAGGCTCGATGGAGGTTACGGCTATAA
- a CDS encoding glycosyltransferase — protein MPTKLLQQVIESIQQGSPEIGYGFCFSELAINPENKEISFCLGLLSMIVGNHQPAEWYLQNSTDLMDAKELSGITLEVMKYINDPKLKERWGNYRRLRNQQELKRMAETAPLCYGDVLEIGCANGDLSVFIASHGSNLYGIDIDPIAIDLARHKAAKLGFDNCRFQVGNGYQLQFPDHTFDTVVVAEVLEHVDDPKKIIKEAFRVCKPGGTIIISVPNGYSIPDPDHYNIFTKRILNNLVEFSIGCSLHWNSKVPNEWIMGFLIKPYEEYEVASNDINSLFLPQPYSFPKSNQLVSVIVPTYNRKEYISETIQSILDQTHKNVEIIVIDDGSVESPKEELSPYLDKINYIYKENGGKSSALNVAIKQANGDFIWVFDDDDIALPLKLELQLKRFLQNPELGLIHTRSIDFNDVNGQVIRVHDLSPIDSNKLDFQMLMRGCFIHGPTVVFRKSCLEQLGGWDEELVRAQDYDFWLRLANLNSIEYIPVPTVRYRVHAGSRGSAADPVSYDQLVSKTAEYEQIIFRKLYQSIPINEMYRETFESDNVTLMLEAFIDRAVILAARGLLQEAKQDLLIVRKNSQSFGNPCFSGAAIQNIHNLAQTAVQNNWDDHELVSSVFELVNMVTSKD, from the coding sequence ATGCCAACTAAATTATTACAACAAGTGATTGAGTCAATTCAACAAGGTAGCCCGGAAATCGGATATGGTTTTTGTTTTTCAGAGTTAGCCATAAACCCAGAGAATAAAGAGATTTCCTTCTGTTTGGGACTATTATCCATGATTGTAGGGAATCATCAACCAGCAGAGTGGTATCTTCAAAATAGTACAGATTTGATGGATGCCAAAGAACTATCAGGTATAACTTTAGAGGTTATGAAGTATATAAACGATCCAAAGCTGAAAGAAAGATGGGGGAATTACCGTAGGCTCCGTAACCAGCAAGAGTTAAAGAGGATGGCCGAAACTGCCCCATTGTGTTATGGGGACGTATTGGAGATCGGTTGTGCGAATGGGGACCTTTCAGTATTTATTGCTAGCCATGGATCTAACTTATACGGCATTGATATTGATCCTATTGCTATTGATTTGGCGAGGCACAAGGCTGCAAAACTAGGATTCGATAATTGCCGTTTTCAAGTAGGAAACGGTTATCAACTCCAATTTCCAGATCATACGTTTGATACTGTTGTTGTTGCAGAAGTCCTTGAGCATGTTGATGATCCTAAAAAAATCATTAAGGAAGCCTTTCGGGTTTGTAAACCTGGAGGTACCATCATTATAAGTGTACCAAATGGATATTCTATCCCAGATCCGGATCATTATAATATATTTACCAAAAGAATTCTCAATAATTTAGTTGAATTTTCAATCGGATGCTCGCTGCATTGGAATAGTAAGGTCCCGAATGAATGGATTATGGGTTTTCTAATCAAGCCTTATGAAGAATACGAAGTTGCTTCAAACGATATAAATTCACTTTTCTTGCCTCAGCCTTACAGTTTTCCCAAAAGTAACCAACTTGTTTCGGTTATTGTTCCCACATATAATCGGAAAGAATATATTTCTGAAACGATACAGTCTATTTTAGATCAAACCCATAAAAATGTTGAAATTATTGTTATTGATGATGGTTCTGTTGAATCTCCAAAGGAAGAACTTTCACCTTATTTAGATAAAATTAATTATATTTATAAGGAAAACGGGGGGAAATCATCCGCACTAAATGTAGCTATTAAACAGGCTAATGGTGATTTCATCTGGGTGTTTGATGATGATGACATTGCATTACCTTTAAAACTAGAGCTTCAATTAAAGAGATTTTTACAAAATCCCGAATTGGGATTAATTCATACCCGCTCGATTGATTTCAATGATGTTAATGGTCAGGTAATAAGAGTACATGATTTGTCTCCTATAGATAGTAATAAATTAGATTTTCAAATGTTAATGAGAGGCTGCTTTATTCATGGGCCTACCGTTGTCTTTAGGAAAAGCTGCCTCGAACAATTAGGAGGTTGGGATGAGGAACTAGTAAGGGCTCAAGATTATGATTTTTGGCTTAGACTAGCCAACCTGAATAGTATAGAATATATCCCTGTACCAACGGTAAGATATAGAGTGCATGCAGGTAGTAGGGGCTCAGCTGCAGATCCCGTTTCTTATGATCAATTAGTTTCTAAAACAGCAGAATATGAACAAATAATTTTTAGAAAGCTGTACCAATCGATTCCTATCAATGAGATGTATAGGGAAACTTTCGAGTCTGACAATGTCACGCTTATGTTAGAGGCATTTATTGATAGAGCGGTTATTTTGGCTGCAAGGGGATTGCTGCAAGAAGCAAAGCAGGATTTATTAATAGTTAGAAAAAACTCTCAGAGTTTCGGTAACCCTTGTTTTAGTGGAGCGGCCATTCAAAACATTCATAATTTAGCCCAAACTGCAGTACAGAATAACTGGGATGATCACGAGCTAGTGTCTAGTGTTTTTGAGCTGGTCAATATGGTTACTTCAAAGGATTAG
- a CDS encoding glycosyltransferase, protein MKKSTISLCMIVKNEERCIQRCLDSVASVVDEIIIVDTGSTDKTLELLNKYDAKIFHYQWDNNFANARNYAIEQATSDYILQLDADEWIEDPLNQLKQHLTNEIYYIPIRNDLGGGLAEIHKFPRLFVRIPELMYHGAIHEQIDIQSNWHRSSQILSEMIIHHDGYLTKVVNQQGKLERNLQILLKEVDENPSAFNYYNLGQQYFISGEYTKALEAYKKSYSYGDNYTFTIKLLLGLIQSLIMLKQYKDALSIANDAFKLYSNYVEFKYYEGLIYQELGYLPDARECFENCIEVGDSDVSIHFNTYEGTGSYLASTRLAEIAYSNFEFGQADANLRVAISQAPHVMGLLKSLLDFNLYHDNEDLFKQISALWPQEEKVIQQLIEALYQLRHPVIIQFMNKYNIKCDEEALSFINLLKGNYEDSWNYWSSKQKYEEKDQRDILLVSILMQNKELAERILQNASLRTAEKRVILKLIEMKDIKCENFTKDFQDIVSVLITDILRLQKYDLIDYFMNQFTTSQMRFILAKAMYEQGFYEVLLDVLLQGTNQEESYNINLLAAQALRRLNMLEDSLYHYKEAYKNKPDAEIAFHICNLAIQTQDANTLKSILGEMMNWDIVSKWVNSQLSTAG, encoded by the coding sequence ATGAAAAAATCTACTATATCTTTATGTATGATTGTTAAGAATGAGGAACGTTGTATACAACGTTGTTTAGATAGTGTTGCTTCAGTTGTGGATGAAATTATTATTGTGGATACAGGTTCTACCGACAAGACCCTTGAATTATTGAATAAGTATGACGCGAAAATATTTCACTACCAATGGGATAATAACTTTGCTAATGCTAGAAATTATGCAATTGAGCAAGCTACCTCTGATTATATTCTACAGTTGGATGCTGACGAATGGATTGAAGATCCCCTCAATCAACTTAAGCAACATCTTACTAATGAAATTTACTATATACCAATTCGTAATGATTTAGGTGGCGGATTAGCGGAAATTCATAAATTTCCTCGTTTATTTGTAAGGATACCTGAACTAATGTACCATGGTGCAATTCATGAACAAATTGACATTCAATCCAATTGGCATAGAAGCAGTCAAATATTAAGTGAGATGATCATTCATCATGATGGCTACTTAACAAAAGTTGTTAACCAGCAGGGTAAACTTGAACGGAACTTACAAATATTATTGAAGGAAGTTGACGAAAATCCATCGGCTTTTAATTATTATAATCTAGGGCAGCAGTATTTTATCTCTGGCGAATATACAAAAGCTCTTGAGGCTTATAAAAAGTCTTATTCTTACGGTGACAACTATACATTTACTATAAAACTGCTTCTTGGTCTAATTCAAAGCTTAATAATGCTGAAACAATATAAAGATGCTTTGTCAATAGCCAATGATGCATTTAAATTATATTCAAATTATGTAGAATTCAAATATTATGAGGGACTCATATATCAGGAATTGGGTTATTTACCTGATGCCAGGGAGTGCTTTGAGAATTGTATTGAAGTTGGCGATAGTGATGTAAGCATCCATTTTAATACCTATGAGGGCACCGGTAGTTACTTAGCTTCTACTCGACTGGCAGAAATTGCTTACTCAAACTTTGAATTTGGTCAGGCTGATGCTAATCTACGTGTTGCGATAAGCCAGGCCCCTCATGTTATGGGATTACTGAAAAGTCTATTAGATTTTAACTTATATCATGATAATGAAGATTTGTTCAAACAGATCTCCGCCTTATGGCCGCAGGAAGAAAAGGTTATTCAGCAATTGATTGAAGCATTATATCAATTAAGGCATCCTGTAATAATTCAATTTATGAATAAATACAACATTAAATGTGATGAAGAGGCTTTGTCTTTTATTAACCTTTTAAAGGGAAACTATGAGGATTCCTGGAATTACTGGAGCAGCAAACAGAAGTACGAAGAAAAGGATCAAAGAGATATTTTATTAGTAAGCATACTTATGCAAAACAAGGAGTTAGCTGAACGCATTCTCCAAAATGCATCTCTCCGTACTGCTGAGAAGAGGGTCATACTAAAGCTAATAGAAATGAAGGATATTAAATGTGAAAATTTCACAAAGGATTTTCAGGATATTGTTAGTGTTCTAATCACGGATATTTTGAGACTTCAGAAGTACGATTTAATTGACTATTTCATGAATCAATTTACTACCTCTCAAATGCGTTTTATTCTTGCAAAAGCAATGTATGAGCAGGGATTTTATGAAGTTCTTCTTGATGTACTCTTACAAGGAACAAACCAAGAAGAAAGCTATAATATTAATCTTTTGGCTGCTCAGGCATTGCGGCGACTTAATATGCTAGAAGACAGCTTATATCATTATAAAGAAGCATATAAGAATAAGCCTGATGCTGAAATTGCTTTTCATATCTGTAATTTAGCTATCCAGACACAGGATGCTAACACCCTAAAGTCAATTCTAGGTGAGATGATGAATTGGGATATTGTATCAAAATGGGTTAATTCGCAACTTAGTACAGCAGGATAA
- a CDS encoding glycosyltransferase family 2 protein, with the protein MKAPISVCILAKNEEDVIADCIRSVNKFVKEVILLDTGSTDLTREIAASEGAVVRNGIWADDFGKSRNELIKYAAQPYVLMLDADERLVNPSLTDLEHAVSLLQNASNLVGRVEINNINDDNRISVAQIIRLFPNKIGFQYSGRIHEQLLYNEAPPETVVTKIRLTHYGYTKKTILSKDKIARNLKLLFAQLNDHANEPYTLFQIGKTYFVNKQYDEALTYLTEAYKYSNSNMPFYPSIIRTLAETFLRTKEWTQLLSLLDFAIQIFHDYTDLYYIYGSALIEIRTIESFQLIPTAFERCVELGDADPHKYEGEKGAGTYLAHYNLGLYYELSGNLEKAKFHYKTSGGLGFKLADSRLAQLS; encoded by the coding sequence GTGAAGGCACCAATATCTGTTTGTATATTAGCGAAAAATGAAGAAGATGTTATTGCCGATTGTATACGCTCGGTTAATAAGTTTGTTAAAGAAGTCATCCTTCTGGATACGGGATCAACTGATCTAACTAGAGAAATAGCTGCTAGTGAAGGTGCTGTTGTTAGGAACGGCATATGGGCAGACGATTTTGGAAAATCCAGAAATGAATTAATTAAGTATGCAGCTCAACCTTATGTATTAATGCTAGACGCAGATGAGAGATTAGTGAATCCTAGCTTAACAGATCTCGAGCATGCTGTTTCATTGCTCCAGAATGCTTCAAACCTAGTTGGAAGAGTGGAGATAAATAATATTAATGATGATAATCGAATTTCAGTAGCACAAATCATACGGCTGTTCCCCAATAAGATTGGATTCCAGTATTCAGGACGCATTCATGAGCAATTATTATATAATGAGGCCCCCCCAGAAACAGTTGTTACTAAAATTAGATTAACGCATTACGGATATACAAAAAAAACAATTTTATCAAAAGATAAAATTGCGAGGAATTTAAAATTACTTTTTGCGCAATTAAATGACCATGCAAATGAACCGTATACTCTATTTCAAATTGGCAAAACTTATTTTGTTAATAAACAGTATGATGAAGCTTTAACTTATCTTACAGAGGCATACAAATATTCTAATAGCAATATGCCATTTTACCCTAGTATAATTCGGACTTTAGCAGAGACCTTTCTACGAACGAAAGAATGGACTCAATTATTATCTCTTTTAGACTTTGCTATTCAGATTTTTCATGATTATACCGATTTATATTATATATATGGCAGTGCATTAATTGAGATTAGAACCATAGAATCTTTTCAATTGATTCCAACAGCTTTCGAACGATGTGTTGAGTTGGGAGATGCTGATCCACATAAATATGAAGGTGAAAAAGGGGCTGGGACGTATCTGGCCCATTATAATTTGGGCTTGTATTATGAATTATCAGGAAATTTAGAAAAAGCTAAGTTTCATTATAAGACAAGTGGCGGGTTAGGTTTTAAATTAGCAGATTCTCGTTTAGCGCAGCTATCATAG